The following coding sequences lie in one Polynucleobacter necessarius genomic window:
- the rapZ gene encoding RNase adapter RapZ yields the protein MQINLIAGISGSGKSVALRAFEDAGYDCVDNLPVSLLESLISTLVKENSERVAVAIDARRGKSITELPSILESLRKDHQVRIVFLNADTNTLVQRFSETRRRHPLSTNLSQSQSTTLIEAIDRERSLLEPLRAQAHSIDTSNLPAHALRSWIQDLLKDKPLGLTVVFESFGFKKGVPSEADLVFDVRCLPNPHYDKVLRPLTGNDKPVKEFLEKIPEVVSMESDIIQFIDKWLPHYIADGRSYLTVAIGCTGGQHRSVYLVYRISEHFRAQKDLINLQLNFLNRHRELDSIPATKP from the coding sequence ATGCAAATCAATCTGATTGCCGGAATCTCAGGCTCAGGTAAATCAGTAGCCCTGAGGGCATTTGAGGATGCAGGTTATGATTGCGTAGATAATCTCCCAGTCTCGCTACTCGAAAGCCTCATTAGCACCCTAGTCAAAGAAAACAGCGAACGGGTTGCAGTTGCTATTGATGCACGTCGTGGTAAATCCATTACTGAACTTCCCTCCATTCTTGAGAGCCTGAGAAAAGATCATCAAGTCAGAATTGTTTTTCTCAATGCAGACACGAACACACTTGTTCAACGTTTTTCAGAAACCCGCAGACGCCACCCCTTATCGACCAATCTATCTCAAAGTCAATCCACCACCTTGATAGAGGCGATCGATCGTGAACGGAGTCTACTAGAGCCTCTACGAGCCCAAGCGCATAGTATTGATACCAGTAATTTGCCCGCACATGCCTTAAGATCCTGGATTCAAGATCTTTTGAAAGATAAACCTCTTGGTCTTACTGTCGTCTTTGAATCATTCGGTTTTAAAAAAGGCGTTCCAAGCGAAGCAGATCTTGTATTTGATGTGCGTTGCTTACCAAACCCACACTATGACAAAGTTCTCAGACCCTTAACCGGTAACGACAAGCCGGTAAAAGAATTTTTAGAAAAAATTCCTGAAGTGGTCAGTATGGAAAGTGACATCATTCAATTTATTGATAAATGGTTACCTCACTATATTGCAGATGGACGCAGTTATTTAACCGTTGCAATCGGTTGCACAGGCGGCCAGCATCGCTCTGTGTATTTAGTCTATCGCATCAGTGAGCACTTCCGCGCCCAAAAAGATCTGATTAATCTACAGCTTAATTTCTTGAATCGTCATCGCGAGCTTGACTCAATCCCTGCAACAAAACCTTAA
- the mutM gene encoding bifunctional DNA-formamidopyrimidine glycosylase/DNA-(apurinic or apyrimidinic site) lyase, translating to MPELPEVEVTRLGIAPHLQGRSISAVKVLDGRLRWPVPKNLPKILSGQEVISIHRRGKYLLIEMGEGYLLIHLGMTGTLRVLPYSEPLKAHDRVAFEFGKLSLRLHDPRKFGAVLWHPKTKGPVEKNALLLKLGVEPFSPEFSGEKGAEVLFQSSRKRSVAVKQFLLAGQAVVGVGNIYCSESLFEAGIHPTKPAGKLTRPQCARLASAVRLVLKKAIDAGGSSLKDFVNSDGDPGHFMMQTKVYDRKDLPCKACKTPIKQIVQGQRSTYFCPVCQKR from the coding sequence ATGCCAGAACTTCCAGAAGTAGAGGTCACTAGGCTGGGGATTGCCCCCCACCTCCAGGGACGCAGTATTAGCGCCGTCAAAGTACTTGATGGGCGTTTGCGTTGGCCTGTCCCCAAAAATCTCCCAAAGATTTTGTCTGGCCAAGAAGTAATCTCGATCCATAGACGCGGTAAATATCTCTTGATTGAGATGGGCGAAGGGTATCTCCTCATACACCTCGGTATGACCGGTACTTTGCGAGTTTTGCCATACTCTGAACCTTTAAAGGCACATGATCGAGTGGCTTTCGAGTTTGGCAAATTGAGCTTGCGTTTACATGACCCCCGTAAATTTGGTGCGGTTTTATGGCATCCCAAAACCAAGGGGCCGGTTGAAAAAAATGCGCTTTTACTCAAGCTGGGAGTCGAGCCCTTTTCACCAGAATTTTCTGGAGAAAAGGGCGCAGAGGTGTTATTCCAGTCGTCTCGAAAAAGAAGTGTTGCTGTGAAGCAATTTTTATTGGCCGGTCAAGCGGTTGTTGGTGTTGGCAATATATATTGCTCTGAGAGTTTGTTTGAGGCGGGCATTCATCCCACAAAGCCTGCCGGTAAGTTGACTCGCCCTCAATGTGCTCGGTTGGCCAGTGCAGTGAGATTAGTTTTGAAAAAAGCAATTGATGCTGGTGGTAGTAGCCTTAAGGATTTCGTGAATAGCGATGGAGACCCAGGCCATTTCATGATGCAAACCAAAGTGTATGACCGCAAAGATTTGCCTTGTAAAGCTTGCAAGACGCCTATTAAACAGATTGTGCAGGGCCAGCGCTCCACCTATTTTTGTCCTGTATGTCAAAAACGATAA
- the lptB gene encoding LPS export ABC transporter ATP-binding protein translates to MTTDLAQDHHAATLSAHHLQKRYGSRTVVRDVSVEVQCGEVVGLLGPNGAGKTTSFYMIVGLVPLDGGQIVLDGTDITHLPIHERARMGLSYLPQEASVFRNLNVAENIQAVLELQVQGGRPLSKSEIASRLDELLGELQISHLRNNPALSLSGGERRRVEIARALATQPKFILLDEPFAGVDPIAVEEIQRIVRFLRDRQIGVLITDHNVRETLGICDHAYIISEGSVLAEGKPDQIIQNDAVRRVYLGENFRM, encoded by the coding sequence ATGACAACGGACTTAGCTCAAGATCATCATGCTGCAACCCTGAGTGCGCATCACCTTCAAAAACGTTACGGCTCTAGAACGGTAGTTCGTGACGTATCCGTTGAAGTGCAATGCGGCGAAGTTGTTGGCTTACTTGGACCAAATGGGGCAGGCAAAACTACCTCGTTCTATATGATTGTTGGGTTAGTACCGCTAGATGGTGGTCAGATTGTTTTAGATGGCACCGATATTACCCATCTACCTATTCATGAACGTGCGCGCATGGGCTTGTCCTACCTTCCTCAAGAAGCCTCTGTTTTCAGAAATCTCAATGTTGCTGAAAATATTCAGGCAGTTCTTGAACTTCAAGTGCAAGGCGGGCGCCCGCTATCTAAAAGCGAAATAGCCAGCCGACTAGATGAGCTCTTGGGTGAGTTACAAATCAGCCATCTTCGCAACAACCCAGCACTCTCGCTATCGGGCGGGGAACGTCGACGCGTTGAAATTGCTAGAGCCTTAGCGACACAGCCTAAATTTATCTTGCTAGATGAGCCCTTTGCTGGCGTTGATCCTATCGCTGTCGAGGAGATTCAGAGGATCGTGCGTTTTTTAAGAGACCGTCAGATTGGCGTACTCATTACCGACCATAACGTTCGGGAAACTTTAGGCATTTGCGACCACGCTTACATTATCAGCGAGGGAAGTGTGTTAGCAGAAGGCAAGCCCGATCAAATCATTCAAAATGACGCGGTTCGCAGAGTCTACCTAGGCGAAAACTTCCGGATGTAA
- a CDS encoding KdsC family phosphatase — protein sequence MPSAFNTHTTNPSSSHPQAWERASQIKLLVLDVDGVLTNGQVWIDADGKESLKAFDIQDGLGIKLLEQCGISTAIITGRNSKMVLARCEELGIKQVHMGVGNKAIALDEVLKSLKLKSANCAVMGDDWPDLAIMKNAGLRIAPAQAHQAVQDFAHYVTSRTGGNSAVREVCDLILMAQNRYEELLNKAQL from the coding sequence ATGCCTAGCGCCTTTAATACCCACACGACAAATCCCTCATCTTCACACCCTCAAGCTTGGGAGCGCGCGAGTCAAATCAAACTTCTCGTACTCGATGTTGATGGCGTTCTGACCAATGGTCAAGTATGGATTGACGCTGATGGCAAAGAATCTCTCAAGGCATTTGATATTCAAGATGGTTTAGGCATCAAACTCCTAGAGCAATGCGGTATTTCCACTGCCATCATCACCGGCAGAAACTCCAAAATGGTATTAGCTCGCTGCGAAGAGCTCGGAATCAAACAGGTTCACATGGGAGTCGGAAATAAAGCCATTGCTTTAGATGAGGTTCTTAAATCACTCAAACTCAAATCAGCTAATTGCGCCGTCATGGGTGACGATTGGCCAGACTTAGCTATAATGAAAAACGCAGGGTTGCGAATTGCGCCGGCACAAGCTCACCAAGCAGTTCAAGACTTTGCACATTATGTCACCTCCCGCACTGGCGGCAACAGCGCTGTACGAGAGGTTTGCGATCTTATATTAATGGCGCAAAATCGCTACGAGGAATTGCTGAATAAGGCTCAACTTTAA
- a CDS encoding LptA/OstA family protein: MHSHFFRLLSLSCFASAIAAVNLVHAEKADRDKPVILEAEKVSVNDVKQIYDLNGQVLLIKGSIIVTGEEGHITVDPEGYEFIDVKGTPDTVASFRQRREGLADEYMHGKGSKVTYDAKTELLTLIGDASLKRSLNMQMLDQLHGWKIEYDDIMQYYRVIPPADAKPEDLPLARAVLSPRRKATLEK; the protein is encoded by the coding sequence ATGCACAGTCATTTTTTTCGCCTACTCTCATTGTCCTGCTTTGCATCTGCTATTGCCGCTGTAAATTTAGTGCATGCTGAAAAAGCCGATAGGGATAAGCCCGTGATTCTGGAGGCGGAAAAAGTATCTGTAAATGATGTGAAACAAATTTACGATCTCAACGGACAAGTTCTACTCATCAAGGGCAGCATAATTGTGACTGGAGAGGAAGGACACATCACAGTAGATCCAGAGGGATATGAATTTATAGATGTCAAAGGAACCCCCGATACCGTTGCTAGCTTTAGGCAGCGGCGTGAAGGCCTTGCAGATGAGTACATGCATGGTAAAGGCAGTAAAGTGACCTACGATGCAAAGACTGAGCTCCTTACCCTGATTGGTGATGCGAGCTTAAAGCGCTCACTCAATATGCAAATGCTCGATCAATTGCATGGCTGGAAAATTGAATATGACGACATAATGCAGTACTATCGTGTAATACCACCGGCAGATGCAAAGCCAGAGGATCTTCCTTTAGCTAGAGCCGTCCTCTCACCAAGACGAAAAGCTACACTAGAGAAATGA
- the mutY gene encoding A/G-specific adenine glycosylase yields the protein MSKTIIGTFAKKLINWHARSGRSGLPWQANRDPYAVWVSEIMLQQTQVATVLERYPRFMKRFPTVKKLAAADIDEVLAEWAGLGYYSRARNLHACAQQIMNEFAGKFPSDPLLLEKLKGIGRSTAGAIAAFAFHERAPILDANVKRILARLFAVEGAIQDKAVNNRLWSLATDLLPENPQEMSIYTQALMDFGATWCTSRKPVCISGDKACPFAKECQANLSDQVLMFPQKQVKTKSPEFDCNMLLIRAGNAILLQKRPDKAIWGGLWSLPESAWSPRLSGEVKVLGLKDLLSSALPAELVATCRKICKSAVQGTQIKHVFTHRRLWMQIWMLEALEKKEFSNPNLEWVPLSQIGRYGLPQPIKVLLQGLSQARDDDSRN from the coding sequence ATGTCAAAAACGATAATCGGTACGTTTGCTAAGAAATTAATCAATTGGCATGCGCGAAGCGGCCGCTCAGGCCTTCCATGGCAAGCCAACCGAGATCCCTATGCTGTTTGGGTATCCGAGATCATGCTGCAACAAACGCAAGTGGCTACAGTTTTAGAGCGTTACCCACGTTTCATGAAACGTTTCCCCACAGTTAAAAAATTAGCTGCAGCTGATATCGATGAAGTATTGGCGGAATGGGCCGGCTTAGGTTATTACTCACGCGCCAGAAATTTGCATGCTTGTGCACAACAGATCATGAATGAGTTTGCAGGGAAGTTTCCTAGCGATCCTTTATTACTGGAAAAACTGAAAGGCATTGGGCGATCGACTGCAGGGGCAATAGCTGCTTTTGCTTTTCATGAACGAGCACCGATTTTGGACGCGAACGTAAAGCGTATTCTCGCTCGTCTTTTCGCCGTGGAGGGCGCTATTCAAGATAAGGCGGTCAATAATCGTCTATGGAGTTTGGCTACTGACTTGTTGCCTGAGAATCCACAAGAAATGTCGATCTACACACAAGCCTTAATGGATTTTGGTGCCACCTGGTGTACTTCTCGAAAACCAGTGTGTATCAGCGGTGATAAGGCATGCCCATTTGCAAAAGAGTGCCAGGCAAATTTGAGCGACCAGGTGCTGATGTTCCCGCAAAAGCAGGTGAAAACGAAGTCACCTGAGTTTGATTGCAATATGCTACTGATACGTGCAGGTAATGCAATCTTGTTACAAAAGCGACCTGACAAAGCCATATGGGGAGGTCTTTGGTCTTTGCCGGAATCTGCTTGGAGTCCTAGGCTTTCTGGGGAAGTAAAAGTTCTTGGTTTGAAGGATTTGCTGAGCTCCGCTTTGCCTGCAGAGTTAGTTGCCACTTGCCGGAAGATTTGTAAATCAGCAGTTCAAGGCACCCAAATTAAGCATGTTTTCACTCACCGCCGCTTGTGGATGCAAATATGGATGCTAGAGGCGCTAGAGAAAAAAGAGTTTTCCAACCCTAATTTGGAATGGGTGCCGTTGAGTCAGATAGGGCGCTATGGGCTACCACAACCCATTAAGGTTTTGTTGCAGGGATTGAGTCAAGCTCGCGATGACGATTCAAGAAATTAA
- a CDS encoding PTS sugar transporter subunit IIA, translated as MNALTNLFNPDCIALDNPAKSRADAFAAAGQLFAKQTGIDSGAVVEFLNAREELGSTALGAGVAIPHGRVKGLKQPAAALIRLSSPIEFAAPDGELVSILIFLLVPEKATQQHLEILSSIAQFLSDAQAREMLATADNPNQVCEQLQNWGTPK; from the coding sequence ATGAATGCTCTGACTAATCTCTTCAACCCGGACTGCATTGCATTAGATAACCCTGCTAAAAGTAGGGCTGATGCATTTGCGGCCGCTGGTCAGTTATTTGCGAAACAAACCGGCATTGATTCTGGCGCAGTTGTTGAATTCCTTAATGCGCGAGAAGAATTGGGATCAACCGCACTTGGGGCTGGCGTTGCTATTCCGCATGGTCGCGTCAAAGGCCTAAAACAACCTGCGGCAGCTTTAATACGGCTTAGCAGTCCTATCGAATTTGCCGCCCCTGATGGCGAGCTCGTTTCCATCTTGATTTTTTTATTAGTTCCGGAAAAAGCGACCCAACAGCACCTAGAAATACTATCTTCAATAGCGCAGTTCTTGTCCGATGCCCAAGCTCGAGAAATGCTAGCCACTGCTGATAACCCAAACCAAGTTTGCGAGCAACTGCAAAATTGGGGTACCCCAAAATGA
- a CDS encoding KpsF/GutQ family sugar-phosphate isomerase, with amino-acid sequence MIAKTRERTLKLARDTLTIEAAALQTMRDRLEGSNADNLVQAVQLLEGCKGRIVVSGIGKSGHIARKIAATFASTGSPAFFVHPAEASHGDLGMVTREDVFVALSNSGETEELLTIVPIVKRTGAKLIALTGAPSSSLAKLADAHLDTSVEKEACPLNLAPTTSTTAMLAMGDALAVALLDARGFQAEDFIRSHPGGRLGRKQLAHVSEVMRSFEDTPKISVDASLQDALLEMTSKRMGMVVILDQQQKVFSILTDGDLRRLLEKTTNLDGVSLQNATTANPRTIPADLIAEEAIEMMEKHRINHLVVTDQESRLLGALNLHDLFAAKVI; translated from the coding sequence ATGATAGCTAAGACTCGTGAACGTACCCTAAAGCTTGCACGCGACACCCTCACCATTGAGGCTGCCGCACTGCAAACTATGCGCGATCGCCTTGAAGGTAGCAATGCGGATAACCTAGTACAGGCAGTTCAACTACTAGAAGGCTGCAAAGGTAGAATTGTGGTCTCTGGTATCGGCAAATCAGGCCATATTGCCCGCAAGATTGCAGCTACTTTTGCCTCTACTGGCTCGCCAGCATTTTTTGTTCACCCCGCAGAAGCCAGCCATGGTGACTTGGGCATGGTGACTAGAGAAGATGTATTTGTGGCCCTCTCTAACTCGGGAGAGACTGAAGAACTCCTCACTATCGTTCCGATTGTAAAGCGTACAGGCGCAAAACTGATCGCACTTACTGGCGCACCAAGCTCTTCTCTCGCCAAATTAGCAGATGCGCATTTAGATACCAGCGTTGAAAAGGAGGCTTGTCCTTTGAATCTTGCCCCTACCACCAGCACTACCGCAATGCTCGCTATGGGCGACGCATTAGCAGTGGCTTTATTAGATGCAAGAGGCTTTCAGGCAGAAGACTTTATTCGCTCGCACCCAGGCGGGCGATTGGGACGCAAGCAGCTAGCTCATGTCAGTGAAGTGATGCGTAGCTTTGAAGACACTCCAAAGATTTCAGTTGATGCCTCCTTACAAGATGCTCTTTTAGAAATGACATCGAAGCGCATGGGCATGGTAGTCATACTAGATCAGCAACAAAAAGTATTTAGCATCTTGACTGATGGAGATTTACGCCGTCTCTTAGAAAAGACAACCAACCTTGATGGTGTTAGCCTGCAAAATGCAACCACCGCCAATCCTCGGACTATTCCTGCAGACCTGATTGCAGAAGAAGCCATTGAAATGATGGAAAAACATCGTATTAATCATCTCGTAGTGACCGATCAAGAAAGTCGCTTATTAGGTGCGTTGAATCTACATGACCTCTTTGCAGCGAAAGTGATCTAA
- the hprK gene encoding HPr(Ser) kinase/phosphatase codes for MLLDGVTAQQIFDDNVSDLKLSWIGGLEGADRTFPPEAVKAAAASSDLVGHLNLIHPSRIQIFGEQEVDYHAALEPKQKQEQIASLISKTPPCVIVADGKTVDPDLQLFCQRSSTPLFTTQISAAEVIDHLRTYLTKIGAPQITMHGVFMDILGLGVLLTGESGLGKSELGLELISRGHGLVADDAVDFSRLGPDYIEGRCPVILRNLLEVRGLGLLDIRTIFGETAVRRKLKLRLIVQLVRRTDGEFERLPLEAQHIDVLGIPIRTVKIQVAAGRNLAVLVEAAVRNTILQLRGIDTLKEFIERQRIQMNAESDSAKSQGRLL; via the coding sequence CTGCTACTCGACGGAGTTACCGCACAGCAGATTTTTGATGACAATGTCTCAGATTTAAAACTCTCTTGGATTGGCGGCCTTGAAGGAGCGGACCGCACTTTTCCACCTGAGGCAGTCAAAGCAGCAGCAGCGAGCTCTGATTTAGTGGGGCACTTAAACCTCATCCACCCAAGTCGTATCCAAATTTTTGGTGAGCAAGAGGTTGACTACCACGCTGCCCTCGAACCAAAACAAAAACAAGAACAAATTGCCAGCTTAATTTCTAAGACGCCGCCCTGCGTCATTGTGGCTGACGGTAAAACGGTTGACCCCGACCTTCAACTCTTTTGTCAGCGCTCTTCCACACCACTCTTCACCACTCAAATTTCTGCCGCGGAAGTCATTGATCACCTGCGCACCTACCTCACCAAAATTGGCGCCCCTCAAATCACCATGCACGGAGTATTCATGGATATCTTGGGTTTAGGCGTATTGCTCACCGGTGAATCAGGGCTTGGCAAAAGTGAGTTGGGTCTTGAGCTCATTTCTCGCGGGCATGGTTTGGTGGCCGATGATGCCGTAGATTTTTCCCGCCTTGGGCCCGATTACATCGAGGGCCGCTGTCCAGTCATCTTGCGCAATCTTTTGGAGGTCCGTGGACTGGGTTTATTAGATATTCGCACTATTTTTGGTGAAACCGCCGTACGACGTAAGCTCAAGCTAAGGCTCATTGTGCAACTAGTGCGTAGAACTGATGGTGAATTTGAAAGATTACCGCTTGAAGCTCAGCACATTGATGTCCTAGGCATCCCTATTCGCACCGTCAAAATTCAAGTGGCAGCCGGGCGCAATTTAGCGGTTCTCGTTGAAGCCGCAGTACGTAATACGATTTTGCAATTACGCGGCATCGATACCCTAAAAGAATTTATTGAACGTCAGCGCATTCAGATGAATGCTGAATCAGACTCCGCAAAATCTCAGGGGCGCTTGCTTTAA
- a CDS encoding monovalent cation:proton antiporter family protein: MPSVLQLTLILLASGVAGVVIFRYFGLPPILGYLAIGVLIGPNALGLASDSATVKYLAEFGVVFLMFSIGLEFNLHKLRSMRVIVFGLGGSQVLLTMLLAVPASLLMSWIYPISWQAAIALGGALAMSSTAIVTKLISDRSELETEHGRNVVGILLFQDLAVVFLLILLPSLGKNPKDLFFALTSASIKITVALSLIFFIGQTLMSRWFRLVAKLRSQELFMLNLLLIVLGMAGLTEHFGLSLALGAFLAGMLISETPYRHQVEEDVKPFRDVLLGLFFITIGMLLDFAVIREQWMLVMALLIGPLVFKFSLIALLSRAFGSSTGISIRTGLCLAQAGEFGFVLLTQIDGLDLIDPTLSQAVLAAMLLSMFCAPFLVEYSDRIAMRFSSNEWLLQSLALTRVAAKSVRNENHVIICGFGRSGQSLAHMLDQEKIPYIALDLDPDRVKEAAAAGDNVVYGDASRENYLVAAGLARAKTVVITYADTAASLRVLHQVEHLRPGMTVLVRTRDDADIAKLQAAGATEVVPELIEGSLMIASHVLLIMGVPMRKVVRRITTAREERYSLLRGYFRGASDDDFSSKESWRLHSITLLPNSRAVGKTLGELSDEVEGVSIQAVRRKGRNADYIKLSLAPELRLEANDILVISGNSEATDLAEAKLL, translated from the coding sequence ATGCCGTCAGTCCTTCAATTAACCCTCATTCTCCTAGCCTCGGGTGTGGCTGGAGTGGTTATTTTCCGCTATTTTGGATTACCCCCTATTTTGGGCTATTTGGCTATTGGGGTGTTAATCGGCCCCAATGCCCTAGGATTGGCGAGTGATTCGGCCACAGTGAAGTATTTGGCCGAATTTGGGGTGGTCTTTTTGATGTTTTCGATTGGGCTGGAATTTAATCTCCATAAATTACGTTCCATGCGTGTCATCGTATTTGGTCTTGGCGGCAGTCAAGTTCTATTGACAATGCTCCTTGCTGTTCCCGCCAGTTTGCTAATGAGCTGGATTTATCCCATTTCTTGGCAGGCCGCAATTGCATTAGGTGGCGCATTAGCAATGTCCTCCACGGCTATTGTGACCAAACTCATTTCAGATCGCTCTGAGCTAGAAACAGAACACGGCCGCAATGTTGTAGGAATTTTGCTCTTTCAAGATTTAGCGGTGGTATTTTTGTTGATTTTATTGCCCTCTCTCGGAAAGAATCCCAAAGATCTCTTCTTTGCTTTGACGAGCGCCTCAATCAAAATTACGGTTGCTTTGAGTCTGATTTTCTTCATTGGCCAGACTCTGATGAGTCGATGGTTTAGGTTGGTAGCAAAGTTACGTTCGCAAGAGTTGTTTATGTTGAATCTCTTGCTCATTGTTTTAGGGATGGCAGGACTCACAGAGCACTTTGGTTTGTCTTTGGCGCTAGGTGCTTTTTTAGCAGGCATGTTGATATCAGAAACGCCGTACCGCCACCAAGTTGAAGAGGACGTCAAACCTTTTCGTGATGTTTTGCTGGGTCTGTTCTTTATTACTATCGGCATGTTGTTGGACTTCGCGGTCATCCGAGAGCAGTGGATGCTGGTCATGGCGCTTTTAATTGGTCCTCTGGTATTTAAGTTCAGCCTCATTGCTTTGCTATCGAGAGCTTTTGGTTCGAGCACCGGTATTTCGATTCGGACCGGATTATGCCTAGCGCAAGCTGGTGAATTTGGCTTTGTATTGCTCACTCAAATTGACGGACTTGACTTGATAGATCCCACTTTGAGTCAAGCAGTGCTTGCAGCAATGCTACTCTCGATGTTTTGTGCACCATTCTTGGTTGAGTATAGCGATCGCATCGCGATGCGATTCTCCAGCAATGAGTGGTTACTGCAATCCCTTGCCTTAACTCGTGTTGCTGCAAAAAGTGTGCGCAACGAGAATCACGTGATTATTTGCGGATTTGGCCGCTCTGGTCAAAGCCTGGCACACATGCTTGATCAAGAAAAGATTCCCTACATTGCCTTAGATCTAGACCCAGATCGAGTTAAGGAGGCTGCAGCAGCAGGGGATAACGTAGTGTACGGAGATGCAAGTCGTGAAAATTATTTAGTTGCCGCTGGACTCGCAAGAGCCAAAACTGTGGTGATTACTTATGCGGATACCGCAGCTAGTTTGCGCGTGTTACATCAAGTTGAGCATTTACGTCCTGGTATGACGGTATTGGTTCGTACAAGAGATGATGCAGATATTGCCAAACTGCAAGCAGCTGGTGCTACTGAGGTTGTGCCCGAGCTCATTGAAGGCAGTTTGATGATTGCATCACATGTTCTGCTGATCATGGGAGTGCCCATGCGCAAGGTTGTGAGGCGCATTACTACTGCGCGTGAGGAGCGTTATAGCCTATTACGGGGATATTTCAGGGGCGCTAGTGACGATGACTTTAGCTCCAAAGAGTCTTGGCGTTTGCATTCCATCACGCTATTGCCAAATTCCCGGGCAGTCGGTAAAACATTGGGCGAACTCAGTGATGAAGTTGAGGGTGTGAGTATTCAGGCAGTTCGTCGTAAAGGGCGTAACGCAGATTACATTAAATTAAGCTTAGCGCCCGAATTGAGGCTTGAGGCGAACGATATTCTGGTAATCTCAGGTAATTCAGAGGCAACCGATTTGGCTGAAGCTAAATTACTCTGA
- the lptC gene encoding LPS export ABC transporter periplasmic protein LptC encodes MQLNSQKIKIGIGRGLLRLMPLILMGSLTLATFWLVQKNMPPEKPALERIRLHEPDYTIRNGALSALNELGNTKYRVLGDKVTHYDDDASIDIITPRMRLFQPNKAPVTVKSDTGHLDGDLTILDLFDNASIFRPAQEATNTEPATLRMLARSTYFKVLINDDIIETNKPVTLEQGMSTMNSTEGGSFDNVQQSMTLKGQVKGRIERAPKGNP; translated from the coding sequence ATGCAATTGAATTCTCAAAAAATCAAGATTGGCATTGGACGTGGGCTATTGCGTTTGATGCCATTAATTTTGATGGGCTCATTAACTCTGGCAACCTTTTGGCTGGTTCAAAAAAATATGCCACCAGAAAAACCTGCCCTCGAACGGATTCGCCTCCATGAACCAGATTACACTATCCGTAATGGCGCACTCTCAGCCCTCAACGAGCTAGGCAACACTAAGTATCGTGTGCTTGGTGACAAGGTTACCCACTACGATGATGACGCTTCAATTGATATCATCACGCCCCGAATGCGTCTCTTTCAACCGAACAAAGCGCCCGTCACAGTGAAATCGGATACGGGTCATCTTGATGGCGATCTGACCATCTTGGACTTATTTGATAACGCCTCTATTTTCCGGCCAGCACAAGAAGCCACCAACACTGAACCGGCCACTTTGAGAATGTTGGCAAGGTCTACCTATTTCAAGGTACTAATTAATGATGACATTATCGAAACCAATAAGCCAGTCACTTTGGAACAAGGAATGTCCACGATGAATTCCACAGAGGGTGGCTCTTTTGATAACGTTCAACAAAGCATGACTTTAAAGGGTCAAGTTAAAGGCCGAATTGAACGAGCGCCAAAAGGCAATCCGTAA
- the hpf gene encoding ribosome hibernation-promoting factor, HPF/YfiA family → MNLKINSRHVEVTPAMRTHLEAGLAKIRKHFDHVIDASAFLVVDNAKEKDLRQSAEITIHLKGKELFAQAHNADLYHAMDAVVDKLERQVVKHKEKVQDHHHEKHFE, encoded by the coding sequence ATGAATTTAAAAATCAATAGCCGTCATGTCGAAGTTACGCCTGCTATGCGTACCCACCTAGAAGCCGGACTAGCTAAAATTCGCAAGCACTTTGACCATGTAATTGATGCCTCCGCTTTTTTAGTGGTTGATAACGCCAAAGAGAAGGATCTACGTCAAAGCGCTGAGATCACCATTCACCTCAAAGGCAAAGAATTATTTGCACAGGCCCATAACGCCGATCTTTACCATGCGATGGATGCAGTGGTTGATAAATTGGAACGCCAAGTTGTCAAGCACAAAGAAAAGGTCCAGGATCATCACCACGAAAAGCATTTTGAGTAA